From the genome of Candidatus Eremiobacteraceae bacterium, one region includes:
- a CDS encoding AMP-binding protein, translated as MTIGIAPRGEDVVWSPTPENIANANVTAAARALGVDGVDGLRALARADIADFYDRLLNHIGLAWFERYSTTLDLSRGMPFAKWFTGGRYNASYNCLDKHVLAGRGADEALVWEGEDGALRSMTFDELLAAVCRLGGALKSLGIVPGNRVGIYMPLVPETAIALLAIGRIGAIAVPAFSGYAAPALVARLADAEAKALLTVRSGSRRGKSVPMLDTAIEAASAVPTIEFVVAFGSEAAGADASRPRRSTSFAIHDWTSIVDGQPNFIEAERTAADDPYLLLYTSGSTGKPKGAVHGHAGFPVKVQIDQYLCFDVKPRDRMLWFTDMGWMMGPFLVLGALGLGATIVLFDGTPDYPSPDRLWSVVARHRITHLGIAPTAIRALMAHGDEHPHKHDLSSLRILGSSGEAWNPEPYRWFSHHVGADRCPIINYSGGTEISGGILGCFPTQPLVPCAFHGPVPGMDADVVDESGVSLRGHVGELCIRQPWPGMTQSFWHDDQRYLQTYWSRIPGVWLHGDWCSVDESGYWFIHGRSDDTINVAGKRVGPAEYESALVAHPAVKEAAALAVPDSVKGEVVVCLVVLRPGTKADEALRVALVGACAHSLGKALAPKTVRFVNDLPHTRNGKMMRRVARARYLKSDALGDLSALENPASLEAIDAAS; from the coding sequence ATGACTATTGGAATCGCGCCGCGGGGCGAAGACGTGGTCTGGTCACCGACTCCCGAAAACATCGCGAACGCAAACGTGACGGCCGCTGCCCGCGCGCTCGGCGTCGACGGCGTTGACGGTTTGCGCGCGCTTGCTCGAGCCGATATCGCCGACTTTTACGATCGGCTCCTGAACCACATCGGCCTCGCGTGGTTCGAGCGCTATAGCACGACACTCGACCTGTCTCGCGGCATGCCGTTCGCGAAGTGGTTCACGGGCGGACGCTATAACGCATCGTATAACTGTCTGGACAAGCACGTGCTCGCCGGCCGCGGCGCAGACGAGGCGCTCGTCTGGGAAGGCGAAGACGGCGCTCTAAGGAGCATGACCTTTGACGAGTTGCTCGCCGCTGTATGCCGGCTCGGCGGAGCGCTGAAATCGCTTGGCATCGTGCCCGGCAATCGAGTCGGGATCTACATGCCGCTCGTGCCCGAGACCGCAATCGCGTTGTTGGCGATCGGCCGGATCGGCGCAATCGCGGTGCCGGCGTTCTCCGGCTATGCTGCCCCGGCACTCGTCGCGAGGCTCGCTGACGCCGAAGCAAAAGCGTTGCTGACCGTGCGCTCTGGGTCGCGCCGCGGAAAATCCGTGCCGATGCTCGATACCGCGATCGAAGCGGCGAGCGCGGTTCCGACGATCGAATTCGTGGTGGCCTTTGGGTCGGAAGCTGCAGGGGCCGACGCCAGTCGGCCCAGGCGCTCGACGTCCTTTGCGATCCACGATTGGACCTCGATCGTCGACGGCCAACCGAACTTCATCGAAGCCGAGCGCACCGCAGCGGATGATCCGTATCTTTTGCTCTACACGTCAGGCTCGACCGGAAAACCGAAAGGCGCTGTGCACGGACACGCCGGTTTTCCGGTCAAAGTGCAGATCGACCAATACCTCTGCTTCGATGTCAAACCGCGCGACCGCATGCTCTGGTTCACCGACATGGGCTGGATGATGGGGCCGTTTCTCGTGCTCGGCGCGCTTGGGCTGGGCGCGACGATCGTATTGTTCGACGGTACGCCTGACTATCCGAGCCCCGACCGCCTTTGGAGCGTCGTCGCGAGGCACCGCATCACGCACCTCGGCATCGCGCCGACGGCGATCCGCGCGCTGATGGCCCACGGCGACGAACATCCGCACAAACACGATCTCTCCAGTCTGCGCATCCTCGGATCAAGCGGCGAAGCCTGGAACCCCGAACCGTATCGCTGGTTCTCGCACCACGTCGGCGCGGATCGCTGTCCGATCATCAACTACTCCGGCGGCACGGAGATCAGCGGCGGCATCTTGGGCTGCTTTCCAACGCAGCCGCTCGTGCCGTGCGCGTTTCACGGGCCGGTGCCCGGCATGGACGCAGATGTCGTGGACGAGAGCGGCGTTTCGCTGCGCGGGCACGTCGGTGAATTGTGCATACGCCAGCCGTGGCCCGGCATGACGCAGTCGTTCTGGCACGACGATCAGCGCTATCTGCAGACGTACTGGTCGCGCATTCCCGGCGTCTGGCTGCACGGCGATTGGTGCAGCGTCGACGAGAGCGGCTACTGGTTCATCCACGGACGCTCGGACGATACGATCAATGTGGCCGGAAAACGCGTCGGACCGGCTGAGTACGAGAGCGCGCTCGTCGCGCACCCGGCGGTCAAGGAAGCGGCTGCGCTGGCCGTGCCGGATTCCGTCAAAGGCGAAGTCGTCGTGTGCCTTGTCGTGTTGCGCCCCGGAACGAAGGCTGACGAGGCATTGCGCGTCGCGCTGGTCGGCGCATGCGCGCATAGTCTGGGCAAAGCGCTCGCGCCAAAGACCGTCCGCTTCGTGAACGATCTCCCGCACACGCGAAACGGCAAGATGATGCGCCGGGTGGCGCGCGCCCGCTATCTGAAGAGCGACGCCCTTGGCGATCTCTCGGCGCTCGAAAATCCGGCGTCACTCGAGGCGATCGATGCCGCCTCGTAA
- a CDS encoding SAM-dependent methyltransferase — protein sequence MSEQPISRFHSVADTARWIAAYRAQETDRPDAIFRDPYARTFAGNAGVAMAGFSRPGRSAAWAMIVRTAVFDELIMREVTVGGCDCVLNLGAGLDTRPQRLALPPNLLWIEVDLPAMVAYKNESLAGVPSACRIERVAIDLSEEGPRTALFARVNAQCKRVLVVSEGLTVYLSEENVARLGRDLYACPNFALWLIDQASPAILDFMRRGYHKGLEAANAPMLFGPKNGLAFHAAQGWVPREVRDMIGEARRLKREMRGAAFLRALGILRARDPKYWSAMALLERKTG from the coding sequence ATGAGCGAGCAGCCGATCTCGCGTTTCCACAGCGTCGCGGATACGGCGCGCTGGATCGCGGCATACCGCGCACAAGAGACCGACAGACCCGACGCGATTTTCCGCGATCCATACGCTCGCACGTTCGCCGGAAACGCCGGCGTCGCGATGGCAGGCTTCAGCCGTCCGGGGAGATCGGCGGCGTGGGCCATGATCGTCCGCACCGCCGTCTTCGACGAATTGATCATGCGCGAGGTGACGGTGGGCGGCTGCGACTGCGTGCTCAATCTTGGCGCCGGTCTCGACACGCGCCCGCAGCGGCTTGCCTTGCCGCCAAATCTGCTGTGGATCGAGGTCGACTTGCCGGCGATGGTCGCTTACAAGAACGAAAGCCTTGCGGGCGTGCCGTCCGCCTGCAGGATCGAGCGTGTGGCAATCGATCTTTCGGAAGAGGGCCCACGTACCGCGCTTTTCGCACGGGTCAATGCGCAGTGCAAGCGCGTGCTGGTCGTGAGCGAAGGTCTGACGGTCTATCTGTCCGAGGAAAACGTGGCACGCTTGGGGCGCGACCTCTACGCGTGTCCGAACTTCGCGCTCTGGCTCATCGATCAAGCATCGCCCGCAATTCTCGACTTCATGCGGCGCGGCTATCACAAGGGTTTAGAGGCCGCGAACGCGCCCATGCTGTTCGGGCCGAAAAACGGTCTAGCGTTTCACGCGGCGCAAGGCTGGGTGCCGCGCGAAGTGCGCGATATGATCGGTGAGGCACGACGGCTCAAACGCGAGATGCGCGGCGCCGCGTTTCTCCGCGCCCTCGGCATATTGCGGGCACGAGACCCGAAGTATTGGTCGGCGATGGCTTTACTGGAACGAAAAACCGGTTAG
- a CDS encoding J domain-containing protein, giving the protein MAVQYKDYYKILDVPKSATAKEIKSAYRKLARKWHPDVNPNKKKEAEEKFKEIAEAYEVLGDPEKRKTYDTLGPDWQSRAQAPPPGYGQWPGGMGGQSVHFENGDFEDAGFSDFFQAFFGNIGRNAGGGGAAGSVRRGQRGMRGQDIESELHLSLREAFSGGPRSISLQTQSACPRCHGTGSDNGKLCHQCRGTGTVAAQRTLDVTIPAGVRDGQRIRLAGQGGPGLGGGQNGDLYMVMRIGRDPVFERRGDDLYIEHPVSVYTLVLGGEITVPTMTGQIDVKVPPGSQNGRTLRVTGKGMPRVGSGNGFGDLYVKLAAQVPTNLTDAERELFKQLAELAKAR; this is encoded by the coding sequence ATGGCCGTCCAATATAAGGATTACTACAAAATCCTGGACGTGCCCAAGTCTGCGACGGCAAAAGAGATCAAGTCCGCCTACCGCAAACTTGCCCGCAAGTGGCATCCCGACGTCAACCCCAATAAGAAAAAAGAAGCCGAAGAGAAATTCAAAGAGATCGCCGAGGCATACGAAGTGCTCGGCGATCCCGAAAAGCGCAAGACCTACGACACGCTGGGGCCGGATTGGCAATCGCGCGCGCAAGCGCCGCCGCCCGGTTACGGCCAATGGCCTGGCGGCATGGGCGGGCAGAGCGTCCATTTCGAGAACGGCGATTTTGAAGACGCCGGTTTTTCCGATTTCTTCCAGGCATTCTTCGGCAACATCGGCCGCAACGCGGGCGGCGGTGGCGCCGCCGGGAGTGTGCGGCGCGGTCAGCGCGGCATGCGCGGACAAGACATCGAATCGGAGTTGCACCTCTCGTTACGCGAAGCATTTTCGGGCGGCCCGCGTTCGATATCGCTGCAGACGCAGAGCGCGTGCCCGCGCTGCCACGGCACGGGCAGCGACAACGGCAAGCTCTGTCACCAGTGCCGGGGCACCGGCACCGTCGCCGCGCAGCGCACGCTTGATGTCACCATCCCCGCGGGCGTTCGCGACGGCCAACGCATACGGCTTGCCGGTCAGGGCGGGCCCGGCTTAGGCGGAGGTCAGAACGGCGACCTCTACATGGTGATGCGCATCGGCCGCGATCCGGTTTTCGAGCGGCGCGGCGACGATCTCTATATCGAGCACCCGGTCAGCGTCTACACGCTCGTGCTCGGCGGCGAGATCACGGTGCCGACGATGACGGGTCAGATCGACGTCAAGGTTCCACCCGGCTCCCAGAACGGCCGCACGTTGCGCGTGACCGGCAAGGGCATGCCTCGCGTCGGCTCGGGCAATGGGTTTGGCGATCTTTACGTCAAGCTCGCGGCGCAGGTGCCGACGAATCTGACGGACGCGGAGCGAGAACTTTTCAAACAACTGGCAGAACTAGCGAAGGCACGCTGA
- the metH gene encoding methionine synthase gives MPPRNPLLDALTRRVVVFDGSMGATLQAMNLSAADFGGKEGCNDHLSLTKPDVIGALHRAFLEAGADALETNTFQASRLKLDEYGLGDQTREHNVASARLAREAADEYTKRDPSRPRFVVGSLGPTGMLPSANDPALSRLSYADLFEIYREQADALLEGGVDGLLVETQQDILETRAAITACARAAQAHADATGGERAAVLASVSLDTQGRMLLGTDIAAVCAILEALPCDVAGLNCSTGPEYMRDAMRYLAQHSSKYVSCIPNAGIPRNEGGLAIYPLEPEGMRDHLESFVTDFGVNIIGGCCGSGPEHIRLLAIAAKGKTPRTPKPKPDQEVASAMTALQLAQEPRPLIVGERLNAQGSRKVKRLVLADDYDALVEVAREQVSGGAHALDVCMALTEREGEDSTMAEIVKRLELSVEAPLMIDSTEAKVVRRALETNPGRAIINSINLENGRSRIDEILPLALEHGAAVVALTIEKSIGMAKTPAAKAEVAQMIEAICCGEYGLPRGRLIFDVLTFTLATGQPEYLDAGANTIEGIRAVKTALPGVLTVLGVSNISFGLNPAARAVINSVFLYHCVAAGLDLAIVNPKDITPYALIMGDERELAEDLIFNRRPDALQRVITRYEGVSAATATDGQAEPDDADLPVTERIHRRILHRKKEGIEALLDEALRDQSAVDLLNGCLLGAMKDVGDRFGAGELILPFVLQSAEVMKKAVSYLEQFLEKNDSYTKGIVVLATVFGDVHDIGKNLVHTILSNNGYTVHDLGKQVPLHAIIEKAVEVKADAIGLSALLVSTSKQMPLCLQELHREGHAFPVIVGGAAINRAYVQRIGFVDPETYFQPGVFYAKDAFEGLALMDTLQDPSRREGLRTRVEIEARDAVARRAARTVPAAVDMPARSAVAKDAPIPKPPFWGARELRDIRVPDVFRTLDVRSLYRLQWGAKSAKGDAWRALLHEEFRPRFERMKSEAIETGWLAPRAIFGFFPAASDGDDLILFQPNDPAIELARFSFPRQPAMPRLCISDYFASVDEERRDVVALQAVTVGAEATARYTRLQAAGEYAEALYVHGLAVEAAEGLAELVHRHIRRELGIAAGQGKRYSWGYPACPDIEEHRKFFAIMPCDTIGMTITEAFQLVPEQSTVALVVHHPEATYFSALGAGESVLTASLP, from the coding sequence ATGCCGCCTCGTAACCCGCTCCTCGACGCTCTCACGCGGCGCGTCGTCGTGTTCGACGGCTCGATGGGCGCCACGCTGCAAGCGATGAACCTTTCGGCCGCGGACTTCGGCGGCAAAGAGGGGTGCAACGACCATCTGAGCCTCACCAAGCCCGATGTGATCGGCGCGCTGCATCGCGCTTTTCTCGAGGCCGGCGCCGACGCGCTCGAGACGAACACGTTTCAGGCGTCGCGTCTGAAGTTGGACGAATACGGCCTCGGCGATCAAACGCGCGAGCACAACGTCGCGTCCGCCCGCTTGGCACGCGAGGCGGCCGATGAATACACGAAGCGCGATCCATCGCGGCCGCGTTTCGTCGTGGGCTCGCTCGGCCCGACCGGCATGCTGCCCTCCGCAAACGATCCGGCCCTCTCACGCCTTTCATATGCCGATTTGTTCGAGATCTATCGCGAACAAGCCGATGCGCTGCTTGAGGGCGGCGTGGACGGGCTGCTGGTCGAGACGCAGCAAGATATCCTGGAGACGCGCGCGGCCATCACCGCCTGCGCGCGGGCGGCGCAAGCGCACGCCGATGCGACGGGCGGCGAGCGGGCCGCGGTCCTCGCCTCGGTCTCGCTCGACACGCAGGGCCGCATGCTGCTCGGCACCGATATCGCTGCAGTCTGCGCGATTCTCGAGGCGTTGCCGTGCGACGTCGCCGGTTTGAACTGCAGCACCGGACCGGAGTACATGCGCGATGCCATGCGCTATCTCGCGCAGCACTCATCCAAGTACGTCTCGTGCATACCGAACGCCGGCATTCCGCGCAACGAAGGCGGCCTGGCGATCTATCCGCTCGAGCCTGAGGGCATGCGCGACCATCTGGAATCATTCGTCACCGATTTCGGCGTCAATATCATCGGCGGTTGCTGCGGTTCCGGGCCGGAACACATACGGCTGCTCGCCATCGCCGCAAAAGGCAAGACGCCGCGAACCCCCAAGCCGAAGCCGGATCAGGAAGTCGCGAGCGCGATGACCGCGCTCCAGCTCGCGCAAGAGCCTCGACCGCTCATCGTGGGCGAGCGGCTGAATGCGCAGGGGAGCCGCAAGGTCAAGCGGCTGGTTCTTGCCGACGACTACGATGCGCTCGTGGAAGTGGCGCGCGAGCAGGTGAGCGGCGGAGCCCACGCGCTCGACGTCTGCATGGCGCTGACCGAGCGCGAAGGTGAAGACTCGACCATGGCCGAGATCGTCAAACGTCTCGAGCTCTCGGTCGAAGCGCCGCTCATGATCGACAGCACCGAGGCCAAAGTCGTGCGCCGCGCGCTTGAAACCAATCCGGGGCGCGCGATCATCAATTCCATCAACCTCGAAAACGGGCGATCGCGCATCGACGAAATCTTACCGCTCGCGCTCGAACACGGAGCCGCCGTCGTGGCGCTCACTATTGAGAAATCGATCGGCATGGCCAAGACGCCCGCCGCAAAGGCGGAGGTGGCGCAGATGATCGAGGCGATCTGCTGCGGCGAGTACGGCCTGCCGCGCGGCCGCCTCATCTTCGACGTGCTGACGTTCACGCTCGCCACCGGCCAGCCCGAATATCTCGATGCCGGCGCCAACACGATCGAGGGTATCCGCGCGGTCAAGACGGCGCTGCCCGGCGTGCTGACGGTCTTGGGCGTCTCCAATATCTCGTTCGGTTTGAACCCCGCCGCACGCGCTGTGATCAACAGCGTCTTTCTCTATCATTGCGTGGCGGCCGGTCTCGATCTCGCGATCGTGAATCCGAAGGACATCACGCCGTACGCGCTCATCATGGGCGATGAACGCGAGCTCGCAGAGGACTTGATCTTCAACCGGCGGCCGGACGCGCTGCAGCGCGTCATCACGCGATACGAAGGCGTGAGCGCCGCCACGGCGACCGACGGACAGGCGGAGCCCGACGACGCAGATCTCCCGGTGACCGAACGCATCCATCGCCGCATCCTGCACCGCAAGAAGGAGGGCATCGAAGCGCTCCTCGATGAGGCACTGCGCGATCAGTCGGCGGTCGATCTGCTCAACGGTTGTCTCCTGGGCGCGATGAAGGATGTCGGCGATCGATTCGGCGCGGGCGAGCTCATCCTGCCGTTCGTGCTGCAGTCGGCCGAGGTCATGAAGAAGGCGGTCTCCTACCTCGAGCAGTTCCTTGAGAAAAACGACAGTTACACCAAAGGCATCGTGGTGCTGGCGACGGTCTTCGGCGACGTGCACGACATCGGCAAGAATCTCGTGCATACCATCCTTTCGAACAACGGCTATACGGTGCACGATCTCGGCAAACAAGTGCCGCTGCACGCGATCATCGAGAAAGCCGTGGAGGTCAAGGCAGACGCGATCGGCCTTTCGGCGCTCTTGGTCTCCACGTCGAAGCAGATGCCGCTCTGCCTGCAGGAATTGCATCGCGAGGGTCATGCGTTTCCGGTCATCGTCGGCGGCGCCGCCATCAACCGTGCGTACGTGCAGCGCATCGGCTTCGTGGACCCGGAGACGTATTTTCAGCCCGGCGTCTTCTATGCGAAAGACGCGTTCGAAGGCCTTGCCCTGATGGACACGCTGCAAGATCCGTCGCGGCGCGAAGGCTTGCGCACGCGCGTGGAGATCGAAGCGCGCGATGCCGTCGCCCGGCGCGCGGCGCGGACGGTTCCTGCGGCTGTCGATATGCCGGCGCGTTCAGCTGTCGCGAAAGATGCGCCGATCCCGAAGCCGCCATTTTGGGGTGCGCGCGAGCTGCGCGACATCCGCGTTCCCGATGTGTTCCGCACGCTCGACGTCCGCTCGCTCTACCGCTTGCAATGGGGCGCGAAGAGCGCGAAGGGCGATGCGTGGCGTGCGCTGCTGCATGAGGAGTTCCGGCCGCGTTTCGAACGCATGAAGTCGGAAGCGATCGAGACCGGCTGGCTCGCGCCGCGGGCGATCTTTGGTTTTTTCCCGGCCGCCTCCGACGGCGATGACCTGATCCTGTTCCAGCCGAATGATCCGGCGATCGAACTCGCGCGCTTTTCGTTTCCGCGTCAGCCCGCGATGCCGCGCCTTTGCATCTCGGACTATTTCGCCAGCGTGGACGAGGAGCGCCGCGACGTGGTGGCGCTGCAGGCCGTCACCGTCGGCGCCGAAGCGACCGCGCGCTACACGCGGTTGCAAGCGGCGGGCGAATACGCCGAAGCGTTATACGTGCACGGCCTCGCCGTCGAAGCGGCAGAAGGTCTGGCGGAACTCGTGCATCGCCATATCCGCCGGGAACTGGGTATCGCTGCCGGTCAGGGCAAGCGGTATTCGTGGGGCTATCCGGCCTGTCCGGATATCGAAGAGCACCGGAAGTTCTTCGCGATCATGCCGTGCGATACGATCGGGATGACGATCACCGAGGCGTTCCAGCTCGTGCCCGAGCAATCCACCGTGGCGCTCGTCGTGCACCACCCAGAAGCCACGTACTTCTCCGCGCTCGGCGCCGGCGAGAGCGTGCTCACCGCATCGCTGCCTTAG
- a CDS encoding MerR family transcriptional regulator, whose translation MDTETVDGLYAITAIAGHFDVQPETLVRYERAGLLRPTIVNEVRFYTAADVDRLSTIRRLTDICGLNLAGVDVVLRLLDEIQILQRQLT comes from the coding sequence ATGGACACTGAGACGGTCGACGGGCTCTATGCGATCACGGCGATCGCAGGCCATTTCGACGTGCAGCCGGAGACGCTCGTGCGCTACGAGCGGGCGGGACTTTTGCGGCCCACAATCGTCAACGAGGTGCGCTTCTACACCGCTGCGGACGTCGACCGGCTCTCCACGATCCGCCGGCTCACGGACATCTGCGGCCTGAATCTGGCCGGCGTCGATGTCGTGCTCCGGCTACTCGACGAGATCCAGATCCTGCAGCGCCAACTCACCTAA
- a CDS encoding class I adenylate-forming enzyme family protein, with protein sequence MGTVSHVLAERADREGSATALVFPDEHVELTFADIASRARDFSRALAVRGVSAGDRFAIMMGNGLSYVTCLLGAWRLGAAVVPIDPMLKGPDARDLIMASGAKALAIDQKRLVELHGLRRECTTLRATIVAGARSPEDGDIELDAALAAAAHSDHHQLLNVASDAVAVESYRAHTDGFEPVRRTHADLLSDANALTSELHLVETDRAICAIQLGHRDGVTALVAALTSGGQCVVPERFDGRRFWELVAAQRATWLALVPTQFYDLLFGGPPQSGSHTSVRLAVVTGSAIPAQAREDFEQKFGIQIRGIPPA encoded by the coding sequence ATGGGGACCGTAAGCCACGTGCTCGCGGAGCGAGCCGATCGGGAAGGCTCCGCCACCGCTCTCGTTTTTCCGGACGAACACGTCGAATTGACGTTCGCCGATATCGCCTCGCGAGCGCGCGACTTTTCGCGAGCGCTCGCGGTCCGCGGGGTATCGGCAGGCGACCGTTTTGCGATCATGATGGGCAATGGGCTCTCATACGTCACGTGCCTGCTTGGTGCGTGGCGGCTGGGCGCGGCCGTCGTGCCCATCGATCCGATGCTCAAGGGTCCTGACGCCCGCGACTTGATCATGGCGAGCGGTGCGAAGGCGCTCGCGATCGATCAGAAACGGCTCGTCGAGCTGCACGGATTGCGCCGCGAGTGCACGACGCTGCGCGCCACGATCGTCGCCGGCGCACGCTCGCCGGAGGACGGAGATATCGAGCTGGACGCGGCGCTTGCGGCGGCCGCACATTCCGATCACCACCAGCTGCTCAATGTCGCGAGCGACGCGGTCGCCGTAGAATCGTATCGCGCGCACACGGACGGTTTCGAACCGGTGCGGCGCACGCATGCCGATCTGCTTTCGGATGCGAACGCGCTGACGTCGGAACTCCATCTCGTCGAGACAGACAGAGCGATCTGCGCGATTCAGCTCGGTCATCGCGACGGCGTGACCGCGCTCGTCGCGGCGCTCACATCGGGCGGACAGTGCGTCGTGCCCGAGCGCTTCGATGGGCGCAGGTTCTGGGAGCTGGTCGCGGCGCAGCGCGCCACGTGGCTCGCGCTCGTTCCTACACAGTTCTACGATCTGCTCTTCGGAGGGCCGCCGCAAAGCGGCAGCCACACCTCAGTCCGTTTAGCGGTCGTCACGGGCAGCGCCATACCGGCGCAAGCGCGCGAAGATTTCGAACAGAAATTTGGCATCCAGATTCGCGGAATACCGCCGGCATGA
- a CDS encoding acyl-CoA dehydrogenase family protein: MLAPERNAESLEMERMILDTVRRITAEKVAPRAAEIDATGNYPKDIRDIFAENELFSVPFPEEYGGLGSFATYVKVVEEVSKACASSGLIIAVQELGGLPIMIAGNEAQKKEYLPKLSSGELMASYALTEASSGSDAANMRTTAVRDGDRYVLNGTKVFITNVAVADICIVFASTNKELGPKGVSAFICHTDDPGFKLGKVEHKMGIRGSPTNEVVLENCTIPANRLLGAEGEGFRIAMKTLDKSRPGVAAQALGIAQGALDFAAKYLQERVAFGKPLSKQQGLQWMIADMDLEVQAARLLLYEAARRCDLATDDVTYWGALCKLKCGDVAMSVTTDAVQLVGGYGYMTEYPVERMMRDAKITQIYEGTQQIQRIVIGRHILGR, from the coding sequence ATGCTGGCACCGGAACGGAACGCCGAGTCGCTCGAGATGGAGCGCATGATATTGGATACGGTCCGGCGCATCACGGCCGAAAAAGTTGCACCGCGCGCCGCCGAGATCGACGCGACCGGGAACTATCCTAAAGATATTCGCGACATATTCGCCGAGAACGAACTCTTCAGCGTGCCCTTCCCCGAGGAATATGGCGGGCTCGGTTCCTTTGCGACGTACGTCAAAGTCGTCGAAGAAGTGAGCAAGGCGTGCGCGTCGTCGGGTCTCATCATCGCGGTTCAAGAGCTCGGCGGACTGCCGATCATGATCGCGGGCAATGAGGCACAGAAGAAAGAGTACCTGCCGAAACTCTCCAGCGGCGAGCTGATGGCCTCGTACGCGCTCACCGAAGCATCGTCGGGATCGGACGCCGCCAACATGCGCACGACGGCGGTCCGCGACGGCGATCGCTATGTGCTCAACGGCACCAAAGTCTTCATCACCAATGTCGCCGTGGCCGACATCTGCATCGTGTTCGCCTCCACGAACAAAGAACTCGGTCCGAAGGGCGTCTCGGCCTTCATTTGCCACACCGACGACCCGGGCTTCAAGTTGGGCAAGGTCGAGCACAAGATGGGCATTCGCGGGTCACCGACCAACGAAGTCGTGCTGGAAAACTGCACGATTCCCGCCAACCGTCTGTTAGGCGCCGAAGGTGAGGGCTTCCGCATCGCGATGAAGACGCTGGACAAATCGCGTCCGGGCGTTGCCGCGCAAGCGCTCGGCATTGCGCAAGGCGCGCTCGACTTCGCCGCAAAGTATCTGCAGGAGCGCGTCGCGTTCGGCAAGCCGTTGTCGAAGCAGCAAGGCCTGCAGTGGATGATCGCGGACATGGATCTTGAGGTGCAGGCCGCGCGCTTGCTGTTGTATGAAGCGGCTCGCCGTTGCGACTTGGCCACCGATGACGTCACGTATTGGGGCGCGCTCTGCAAATTGAAATGCGGCGACGTCGCGATGAGCGTCACGACCGATGCGGTGCAGCTCGTGGGCGGCTACGGCTACATGACCGAGTATCCGGTGGAACGCATGATGCGCGACGCGAAGATCACGCAGATCTATGAGGGCACGCAGCAGATCCAGCGCATTGTGATCGGCCGCCACATTCTCGGCCGCTGA